From Providencia sp. R33, a single genomic window includes:
- the aceK gene encoding bifunctional isocitrate dehydrogenase kinase/phosphatase has translation MILTTEQIIAQTILQGFDAQYGRFLEITSGAQERFEQANWHAVQSAMKQRIQLYDHHVGLVVAQLQFMGLVQSLTPDKLALIKHVYKTLLPDYPRFEIAESFFNSVYCRLFQHRELTQDNLFIFTSQPARRFSASPRPLAREYRVDGNLATLLFSILGGLPLRLPWRDLNLDIQCIIETLQHRFLHINTQKCSLHIANELFYRNKAAWLVGKIYIDDEVHPFLLPIHHDDNRKVYIDTCLTAFDEASIVFGFARSYFMVYAPFPAALVFWLREILPSKSIAELYMAIGCQKHGKTEYYREYLAYINFAREQFTIAPGVKGMVMLVFTAPAFDRVFKIIKDTFAPQKNVTKERVQECYRIVKEHDRVGRMADTQEFENFIINKSAISHELMMELLNEAPSQIEDLGDKILIRHLYMERKMVPLNIYMDNANDEQLNNALNEYGWAIKQLAAANIFPGDMLFKNFGVTRHGRVVFYDYDEICYMTEVNFRHIPEALYPEQELSGEPWYSIGEHDVFPEEFASFICQNKQIRDYLQQYHADLFSADFWQKLQKRILSGYVEDVYAYREELRFCHQFNMLLPC, from the coding sequence ATGATCCTGACAACTGAACAGATCATAGCCCAAACAATCTTGCAGGGATTTGATGCGCAATATGGGCGCTTCCTTGAAATAACATCTGGAGCTCAAGAACGGTTTGAGCAGGCAAATTGGCATGCTGTGCAATCTGCGATGAAACAACGTATTCAATTATATGATCATCATGTTGGCTTAGTTGTTGCTCAGTTACAATTTATGGGGTTAGTGCAATCATTAACACCTGATAAATTGGCACTAATTAAACATGTTTATAAAACATTACTGCCTGATTACCCACGGTTTGAAATTGCAGAAAGTTTTTTTAACTCAGTATATTGCCGATTATTCCAGCATAGAGAACTGACTCAAGATAACCTATTCATTTTTACCTCTCAGCCAGCGAGGCGTTTTTCAGCATCTCCTCGGCCTCTCGCGCGGGAATATCGTGTGGATGGCAATCTAGCGACTTTGCTATTCTCAATCTTGGGTGGGTTACCGTTAAGATTACCTTGGCGAGATTTAAATCTTGATATTCAATGTATTATAGAGACGTTACAGCATCGTTTTTTACATATTAATACGCAAAAATGTAGCCTACATATTGCAAATGAGCTGTTTTACCGCAATAAAGCAGCTTGGTTGGTAGGTAAAATTTACATTGATGATGAAGTACACCCTTTTTTATTGCCTATTCATCACGATGATAATCGTAAAGTATATATTGATACTTGTTTAACTGCATTCGATGAGGCGAGTATCGTGTTTGGTTTTGCACGCTCTTATTTCATGGTATATGCCCCTTTTCCTGCAGCCTTGGTATTTTGGTTAAGGGAAATCTTGCCAAGCAAGTCTATTGCTGAGCTTTATATGGCAATTGGCTGTCAAAAACACGGAAAAACGGAGTATTATCGGGAGTATTTAGCCTATATTAACTTTGCTAGAGAACAATTTACTATCGCGCCAGGGGTTAAAGGCATGGTGATGTTGGTGTTCACTGCACCTGCTTTTGACCGTGTATTTAAGATTATTAAAGACACATTTGCCCCTCAAAAAAACGTGACAAAAGAAAGGGTTCAAGAGTGTTATCGGATCGTCAAAGAACACGATCGCGTAGGGCGAATGGCGGATACGCAAGAGTTTGAAAACTTTATAATAAATAAAAGTGCGATTAGTCATGAATTGATGATGGAGCTATTAAACGAGGCGCCATCACAAATTGAGGATCTGGGTGACAAAATATTAATTCGCCATTTGTATATGGAAAGAAAGATGGTGCCGCTGAATATCTATATGGATAACGCAAATGATGAGCAGCTAAATAATGCTTTGAATGAATACGGGTGGGCAATCAAACAGCTAGCAGCGGCAAATATTTTTCCAGGTGATATGCTTTTTAAAAATTTCGGTGTGACACGGCATGGGCGAGTTGTTTTTTATGACTATGACGAAATTTGTTATATGACAGAGGTAAATTTTCGTCATATACCTGAGGCGTTATACCCTGAGCAGGAATTATCAGGGGAGCCATGGTATAGCATCGGGGAGCATGATGTTTTCCCTGAAGAGTTTGCGTCATTTATTTGCCAAAATAAGCAAATTCGTGATTATTTGCAGCAATATCATGCTGATTTGTTTTCAGCTGATTTTTGGCAAAAACTACAAAAGCGTATTTTGAGTGGTTATGTAGAGGATGTTTATGCATACCGTGAAGAATTACGTTTTTGCCATCAATTTAACATGTTGCTACCTTGCTAA
- a CDS encoding bifunctional 4-hydroxy-2-oxoglutarate aldolase/2-dehydro-3-deoxy-phosphogluconate aldolase, with protein sequence MNNWKMTAEAILKQGPIVPVIVIKKIEQAVPLAKALVNGGIKVLEVTLRTECAVDAIRLIAQEVPEAIVGAGTVINAKQLADVSQAGAQFAISPGLTDELLAAAVQGNIPLIPGISTVSELMLGMNYGLKEFKFFPAEANGGVKALKAIAGPFSQVRFCPTGGISLANYRDYLALESVLCIGGSWIVPEDALNTGNYEKITQLAQEAIQGTQD encoded by the coding sequence ATGAATAATTGGAAAATGACCGCAGAAGCGATTCTTAAGCAAGGCCCTATCGTACCCGTCATTGTTATCAAAAAAATTGAGCAAGCCGTGCCCCTAGCTAAAGCCCTTGTTAATGGTGGTATCAAAGTATTAGAGGTGACGTTAAGAACGGAGTGCGCTGTTGATGCAATCCGTTTAATCGCTCAAGAAGTCCCCGAAGCGATTGTCGGAGCTGGCACCGTCATTAATGCAAAACAGCTCGCTGACGTTTCCCAAGCAGGAGCCCAATTTGCTATCAGCCCAGGATTAACCGACGAACTATTAGCTGCCGCAGTTCAAGGAAATATTCCTTTAATTCCTGGTATTTCAACTGTTTCAGAATTGATGCTTGGTATGAATTATGGTTTGAAAGAATTCAAGTTTTTCCCTGCAGAAGCGAATGGCGGCGTTAAAGCGCTAAAAGCCATCGCAGGACCATTTTCACAGGTAAGGTTCTGCCCAACAGGGGGGATATCATTAGCTAACTATCGTGACTATTTGGCACTGGAAAGCGTACTTTGTATCGGCGGATCATGGATAGTTCCTGAAGATGCACTGAACACGGGTAACTACGAAAAAATTACACAACTAGCCCAAGAAGCGATTCAAGGTACACAAGACTAA
- the edd gene encoding phosphogluconate dehydratase: protein MSKKISETTIPPAIHNDLARITQRIISRSAKTRAAYLNRIEYARSTTVHRASLACGNLAHGFAACQTEEKQILKSMTRTDIAIINAYNDMLSAHRPYDKYPEQLKKALLEAGSIGQVAAGVPAMCDGVTQGQDGMELSMLSRDVIAMSTAIGLSHNMFDGALYLGICDKIVPGLMLGALSFGHLPAIFVPAGPMSTGLPNKEKVRIRQLYVEGKVGRNELLEAEAASYHGIGTCTFYGTANSNQMVMEVMGLHLPGASFVPPETPLRDALTNAAARQITRLTEQSGQYLPIGQLVDEKVIVNGIVALLATGGSTNLTMHLVAIARAAGIIINWDDFSDLSAIVPLICRIYPNGQADINQFQAAGGVALLAYQLLQKGLLHEDVNTVAGFGLSRYTQEPWLNNGQLEWREGPKDSFNPEVIAQIDRPFSHHGGTKLLSGNLGRAIMKTSAVPEENQIIEAPAVVFDNQNDIATQFESGALNRDCIIVVRFQGPSANGMPELHKLMPPLGVLMDRGYKVALVTDGRLSGASGKVPSAIHVTPEAYNGGLLAKVKDGDMIRVNALTGELQLLIDEQEIAKRPAHKPDLSDKHIGCGRELFGALRRNLSSAEEGACSIDF, encoded by the coding sequence ATGAGCAAAAAGATCTCTGAAACGACAATACCACCCGCTATCCATAATGACTTAGCGCGGATCACTCAACGTATTATTTCGCGATCCGCAAAAACGCGTGCCGCCTATTTAAACCGAATTGAATATGCACGTAGTACCACTGTTCACCGAGCTTCCTTAGCTTGTGGTAATCTTGCTCATGGTTTTGCTGCCTGCCAAACAGAAGAAAAACAAATACTAAAAAGTATGACTCGTACTGATATTGCGATTATTAACGCCTATAACGACATGTTGTCAGCTCATCGCCCATACGATAAATACCCTGAGCAATTAAAAAAAGCCTTACTCGAAGCTGGCTCTATTGGCCAAGTTGCAGCAGGGGTTCCCGCCATGTGTGATGGTGTGACTCAAGGACAAGACGGCATGGAACTATCGATGCTCAGCCGTGATGTTATTGCAATGTCTACAGCGATTGGTTTATCCCATAATATGTTTGATGGCGCGTTATATTTAGGTATTTGCGATAAAATCGTTCCAGGGTTAATGCTTGGCGCCCTATCATTTGGCCACCTTCCCGCCATTTTTGTTCCCGCAGGTCCCATGTCTACAGGGCTGCCTAATAAAGAAAAAGTACGTATTCGCCAGTTATATGTGGAAGGAAAAGTAGGCCGAAACGAATTATTAGAAGCAGAAGCCGCCTCATACCATGGCATTGGAACTTGTACTTTTTATGGGACAGCCAATTCGAATCAAATGGTTATGGAAGTCATGGGCCTACACTTGCCAGGTGCATCCTTTGTTCCCCCTGAAACGCCCCTACGTGATGCTTTAACCAATGCAGCTGCACGGCAAATTACTCGATTAACTGAGCAATCTGGCCAATACTTACCTATCGGACAGTTAGTTGATGAAAAAGTCATCGTGAATGGAATTGTTGCCTTACTTGCGACCGGTGGTTCAACAAACCTCACCATGCACCTCGTCGCCATTGCTCGAGCAGCAGGAATTATCATCAATTGGGATGATTTTTCCGACCTTTCTGCAATCGTCCCATTAATTTGCCGTATCTATCCAAATGGACAAGCAGATATTAACCAGTTCCAAGCCGCTGGCGGCGTTGCACTATTAGCTTACCAATTACTGCAAAAAGGGCTATTACATGAAGATGTTAACACGGTTGCAGGTTTTGGCCTTTCACGCTATACACAAGAACCTTGGTTAAATAATGGGCAGCTAGAATGGCGAGAAGGCCCTAAAGATTCCTTTAATCCTGAAGTTATTGCGCAAATAGACAGACCTTTTTCCCATCACGGTGGAACAAAATTACTTTCTGGTAATTTAGGTCGTGCAATAATGAAAACTTCTGCTGTTCCTGAGGAAAACCAAATTATTGAAGCACCTGCTGTGGTTTTTGATAATCAAAATGATATTGCAACACAATTTGAATCCGGTGCACTAAATCGTGATTGTATTATTGTTGTGCGTTTTCAAGGTCCCTCCGCTAATGGCATGCCAGAACTCCATAAATTAATGCCACCTCTCGGTGTTCTAATGGATAGGGGCTATAAGGTTGCACTAGTGACCGATGGCCGACTGTCTGGCGCATCAGGTAAAGTTCCTTCGGCAATCCATGTGACACCTGAAGCCTACAATGGCGGACTCCTAGCAAAAGTTAAAGATGGAGATATGATCAGAGTGAATGCACTGACTGGTGAATTACAACTCCTCATTGATGAGCAAGAAATCGCGAAGCGCCCCGCACATAAACCTGACTTGAGTGATAAACACATAGGGTGTGGCAGAGAACTTTTCGGTGCACTAAGACGAAATTTATCGAGTGCCGAAGAAGGCGCTTGTAGCATTGATTTTTAA
- a CDS encoding N-acetylmuramoyl-L-alanine amidase-like domain-containing protein: MDNKNCRNVEMLKWMIISVILLFAPITYGTVEITAGSYTVLMNILSQQSLFDKQEEKTEVITRSLMGSPYNKHTLNHSQFSEEKLVINLKSMDCMTFIEYTEAFKRSKNYEQFITNLAKIRYTDQDIQFTNRRHFFSDWAQSPNPLVLDITTQISPHAVSVNKKLNFKNDTSLLISGFPIKNRTISYIPMEYIDDNLILNLKTGDYIGIYSKYKGLDVSHVGIVIRHNDKVLFRNASSLKGNLKVSDSELRSYLNGKLGIVVFRTNYDNRLNSK, encoded by the coding sequence ATGGATAATAAAAATTGCAGGAATGTTGAAATGCTAAAGTGGATGATTATTAGCGTAATTCTGTTGTTTGCACCGATTACTTATGGGACGGTAGAAATCACCGCAGGTTCATATACTGTTTTAATGAATATACTTAGCCAACAGAGCCTATTTGATAAGCAAGAAGAAAAAACAGAAGTGATCACGCGTTCTTTAATGGGATCACCTTATAACAAACATACATTAAATCATTCTCAATTTTCGGAAGAAAAACTAGTTATTAATTTAAAATCAATGGATTGTATGACTTTTATTGAGTATACAGAGGCTTTTAAACGCTCGAAAAACTACGAGCAATTTATCACTAATTTAGCGAAAATTCGTTATACCGATCAGGATATTCAGTTTACAAACAGGCGACATTTTTTTTCTGATTGGGCTCAAAGCCCTAATCCACTCGTGTTGGATATTACAACGCAAATCAGCCCTCATGCTGTATCTGTAAATAAAAAATTGAACTTCAAAAATGATACGAGTTTGCTTATTTCTGGTTTTCCAATAAAAAATAGAACAATAAGCTATATACCAATGGAATACATAGATGATAATCTGATTTTAAATCTAAAGACGGGTGATTATATTGGCATTTACTCTAAATACAAGGGGTTAGATGTATCCCATGTCGGTATCGTGATCCGTCATAATGACAAAGTTCTATTTAGGAATGCATCATCACTAAAAGGAAATTTAAAGGTTAGTGATAGTGAGTTACGTAGTTACTTGAATGGGAAATTAGGCATAGTTGTTTTTAGAACAAATTATGATAACAGGCTAAATTCAAAATAA
- a CDS encoding helix-turn-helix domain-containing protein, with translation MHIVNKKNIYALLGNHLRKARLSKGLSGNELGSVIQLSQQQVSRYELGINKLSLDKLIEIVIFLDIDINEITKLIIKQVEYEKKELVPS, from the coding sequence ATGCATATCGTTAACAAGAAAAATATTTATGCATTATTGGGAAATCATTTACGAAAAGCTAGATTGAGCAAGGGGTTATCTGGAAATGAGTTAGGTTCAGTTATTCAGTTGAGCCAGCAACAAGTGTCTCGTTATGAGTTAGGGATCAATAAATTAAGTTTAGATAAATTAATTGAAATTGTCATTTTTTTGGATATTGATATTAATGAAATTACTAAATTAATCATTAAGCAAGTTGAGTATGAGAAAAAGGAGTTGGTACCGAGTTGA
- a CDS encoding N-acetylmuramoyl-L-alanine amidase — protein MLKHIGIFLIFLLAGCTAPTSNNGYYVDKRNPSQNTSERIQYVILHYTVSDDDHSIKILTKGKVSSHYLIPSHPDYKDGKPIVLQLVPEELKAWHAGDSRWLYHTSLNDSSIGIEIVNSGFQGEKKGKTSWPPFNESQITALIPLLKDIMQRYNIPPENIIGHSDIAPLRKQDPGKAFPWQRLSQQGIGAWPDPKTVNKYLAGRNVNEPANILRIQKALKFYGYSGIPLSGKLDVQTKKTLRAFQLHFRQRDIEGLADAETEAIALALIEKYRDISKFKAFERTKQLDHTSASQQGD, from the coding sequence ATGTTGAAACATATAGGGATATTTCTCATTTTCTTACTTGCTGGGTGTACGGCTCCCACATCAAATAATGGTTATTACGTCGATAAACGTAACCCTTCTCAAAACACCAGTGAACGCATTCAGTATGTTATTTTGCACTATACGGTGTCCGATGATGACCATTCTATTAAAATATTGACCAAAGGTAAGGTCAGTTCTCATTATCTCATTCCAAGCCATCCAGATTATAAAGATGGAAAACCTATTGTATTACAGCTCGTTCCTGAAGAATTAAAGGCTTGGCATGCGGGTGATAGCCGTTGGCTTTACCATACCAGCTTGAATGACTCCTCAATAGGAATTGAAATTGTGAATTCGGGTTTCCAAGGAGAGAAAAAAGGGAAAACAAGCTGGCCGCCATTTAATGAGTCGCAAATCACGGCTTTAATTCCGTTACTAAAAGATATTATGCAGCGGTATAACATTCCTCCTGAGAATATTATCGGCCACAGTGATATTGCGCCGCTACGTAAGCAAGACCCTGGTAAAGCTTTTCCATGGCAACGCCTTTCACAACAAGGGATTGGAGCTTGGCCAGATCCTAAAACAGTTAATAAATACCTTGCAGGCCGGAACGTGAATGAACCTGCAAATATACTGCGTATTCAAAAGGCACTGAAGTTTTATGGATATTCAGGTATTCCGTTATCAGGCAAGTTAGATGTACAAACGAAAAAAACCTTACGTGCATTCCAATTACACTTTAGGCAGCGGGATATTGAAGGTTTAGCGGACGCAGAAACAGAAGCTATTGCCCTTGCATTGATTGAAAAGTATCGTGATATATCAAAATTTAAAGCCTTTGAGCGAACTAAGCAACTAGATCATACTTCTGCTAGCCAGCAAGGGGATTAA
- the iclR gene encoding glyoxylate bypass operon transcriptional repressor IclR — translation MATAPITKKLKKAKGPASGATAAGQVQSLSRGLTLLESISESTGGIALTDLALQAGLPNSTTHRLLMTLEQHGFVRQTGDLGLWVIASNAFIIGSSFLESRNLLALVHPILRRLMDESGETVNLAILDHTEYDAVIVDQVQCTALMRMSAPIGGKLPLHASGAGKAFIANLPEDKLIPLLSRKGLHAYTPFTLTNPSALKENLQQAKKQGFSYDDEEHALGLRCIGACIYDEHKEAFAAISISGPLSRITDDRITELGAMVIKAAKEISREYGANR, via the coding sequence ATGGCAACGGCACCAATTACAAAAAAACTCAAAAAAGCAAAAGGGCCAGCAAGTGGTGCAACCGCAGCAGGACAAGTCCAATCATTAAGCCGTGGGCTCACGCTGTTGGAATCTATTTCTGAGTCCACTGGAGGCATCGCCTTAACTGACCTCGCATTGCAAGCAGGTTTACCCAACTCAACAACACACCGGCTATTAATGACCTTAGAACAGCATGGTTTTGTACGCCAAACAGGTGACTTAGGCTTGTGGGTTATCGCCTCCAACGCCTTTATTATTGGTAGTAGTTTCTTAGAAAGTCGGAATTTGTTAGCGTTAGTTCACCCTATTTTACGTCGTTTAATGGATGAATCTGGTGAAACCGTCAATTTAGCAATTCTTGACCATACTGAGTACGATGCCGTTATTGTCGACCAAGTACAATGTACTGCATTAATGCGCATGTCTGCGCCAATTGGTGGCAAACTCCCTTTACATGCATCTGGTGCAGGTAAAGCGTTTATCGCTAATTTACCTGAAGATAAGCTCATTCCACTTTTGAGCCGTAAAGGGTTACATGCTTATACCCCCTTTACCTTAACCAACCCTTCTGCATTAAAAGAAAATTTACAACAAGCCAAGAAACAAGGGTTTTCTTATGATGATGAAGAGCATGCCTTAGGTTTAAGGTGTATTGGTGCCTGTATTTATGATGAACACAAAGAGGCATTTGCCGCTATATCTATCTCTGGGCCATTATCTCGAATTACTGATGACCGAATTACAGAGTTAGGGGCGATGGTCATTAAAGCAGCGAAAGAAATTAGCCGTGAGTATGGTGCAAATCGCTAG
- the metH gene encoding methionine synthase, protein MSEKVNQLEQELKKRILVLDGAMGTMIQQHKLTEEQFRGERFADWPSDLKGNNDLLVLTQPDIIREIHSQYFEAGADIIETNTFNSTSIAMADYKMEALSAEINEVAARIARECADEWTRKTPEKPRYVAGVLGPTNRTASISPDVNDPAFRNITFDQLVDAYRESTRSLVKGGVDLIMIETIFDTLNAKAAIFAVETELEALNVSLPVMISGTITDASGRTLSGQTTEAFYNSLRHAQPISFGLNCALGPDELRQYIAELSRIAECYVSAHPNAGLPNAFGEYDLDAQNMAQQIQEWAKAGFLNIVGGCCGTTPLHIRKMAEAVEGIAPRQLPNLPVECRLSGLEPLNIGAKSLFVNVGERTNVTGSAKFKRLIKEENYQEALDVARQQVESGAQVIDINMDEGILDSHAAMVRFLNLIAGEPDIARVPIMIDSSKWDVIEAGLKCIQGKGIVNSISMKEGVEVFVEHAKLLRKYGAAVVVMAFDEVGQADTRERKIEICRRAYQILTEEVGFPAEDIIFDPNIFAVATGIEEHNNYAVDFIEVCKDIKDQLPHAMISGGVSNVSFSFRGNDPVREAIHAVFLYYAIRNGMDMGIVNAGQLAIYDDLPAELKDAVEDVILNRRDDSTERLLELAEKFRGSGSVEQQVQQAEWRSWEVEKRLEYALVKGITEFIIQDTEETRQRASSPIEVIEGPLMNGMNVVGDLFGEGKMFLPQVVKSARVMKQAVAYLEPYIQELKQSGSSSGKVLLATVKGDVHDIGKNIVGVVLQCNNYEIIDLGVMVPCETILKTAREQNVDIIGLSGLITPSLDEMVHVAKEMERQGFTLPLLIGGATTSKAHTAVKIEPNYSGPTTYVQNASRTVGVVAALLSETQKADFVARTRREYDTVRLQHGRRRPKTPPVALDIARANAVNIDWQAYQPPMPKFLGVQEVSASITTLREYIDWTPFFMTWSLAGKYPRILDDEVVGTEARKLLNDANEMLDRLENERLLTPKGIFGLFPANRVGDDVEVYTDETRHHVQVLSLNLRQQTLKTDFPNYCLSDFVAPKDSGKADYIGAFAVTGGLEEDALADEYEKQHDDYNKIMVKALADRLAEAFAEYLHQQVRTQYWGYAADENLSNEELIRENYQGIRPAPGYPACPEHTEKEKIWQLLDVENQVGMKLTSSYAMWPGAAVSGWYFSHPDSKYFAVAQLQKDQIADYSQRKGMSVTELERWLAPNLGYDPED, encoded by the coding sequence GTGTCCGAAAAAGTGAATCAATTAGAACAAGAATTAAAAAAACGTATATTGGTATTAGATGGTGCGATGGGAACAATGATCCAGCAGCACAAACTCACAGAAGAACAGTTTCGTGGTGAACGCTTTGCGGATTGGCCTAGTGACCTGAAAGGCAACAATGACCTCTTAGTCCTCACACAGCCTGATATTATTCGAGAAATACATAGTCAATATTTTGAAGCGGGCGCAGATATTATTGAAACCAATACATTTAACTCCACGTCCATTGCGATGGCGGATTATAAAATGGAAGCGCTTTCCGCAGAAATTAATGAAGTAGCTGCACGTATCGCCCGTGAATGCGCGGATGAATGGACACGTAAAACCCCAGAAAAGCCACGTTATGTTGCAGGAGTCTTAGGGCCAACTAATCGTACCGCATCGATTTCCCCTGATGTGAACGACCCTGCATTTCGTAATATCACTTTTGATCAACTGGTTGACGCTTATCGAGAATCCACGCGATCGCTCGTGAAAGGCGGGGTTGATCTGATCATGATCGAAACCATTTTCGATACGTTGAATGCTAAAGCCGCCATTTTTGCAGTAGAAACGGAACTTGAAGCGCTCAACGTTTCATTGCCTGTTATGATTTCAGGGACAATAACGGACGCTTCTGGTAGAACGCTTTCTGGGCAGACAACGGAAGCTTTTTATAACTCACTGCGCCATGCACAGCCGATATCATTTGGGCTGAATTGTGCATTGGGGCCTGATGAATTACGTCAATATATTGCGGAGCTGTCACGCATTGCCGAATGTTATGTGAGTGCTCACCCTAATGCAGGGTTGCCAAATGCCTTTGGTGAATATGATCTCGATGCACAAAATATGGCGCAGCAAATCCAAGAATGGGCAAAAGCGGGTTTCTTGAATATTGTGGGTGGGTGTTGTGGGACAACGCCGCTGCATATTCGCAAAATGGCGGAGGCTGTTGAAGGGATAGCACCGCGTCAATTACCCAATTTACCTGTCGAATGTCGTCTTTCAGGGCTAGAGCCGCTTAATATTGGGGCAAAATCGCTGTTTGTGAACGTAGGGGAAAGAACCAACGTCACTGGATCAGCAAAATTCAAGCGATTGATTAAAGAAGAAAACTACCAAGAAGCTTTAGATGTGGCTCGTCAACAAGTCGAGAGTGGTGCTCAAGTCATTGATATTAATATGGATGAGGGCATTTTGGACTCCCATGCGGCCATGGTACGTTTTCTTAATCTGATCGCGGGGGAACCTGATATTGCCCGCGTGCCAATCATGATCGACTCCTCAAAGTGGGACGTTATCGAAGCAGGGCTTAAGTGCATACAAGGCAAAGGTATTGTGAACTCCATTTCAATGAAAGAAGGGGTTGAGGTCTTTGTTGAACACGCCAAATTATTGCGTAAATACGGTGCTGCTGTTGTCGTCATGGCATTTGATGAGGTAGGTCAGGCGGATACTCGCGAACGGAAAATTGAAATTTGTCGCCGTGCTTACCAGATTTTGACAGAAGAAGTTGGCTTCCCTGCCGAAGATATCATTTTTGACCCTAATATTTTTGCGGTAGCGACAGGAATTGAAGAGCACAATAATTATGCCGTTGATTTTATTGAAGTCTGTAAGGATATTAAAGATCAACTCCCTCATGCGATGATTTCAGGTGGTGTTTCTAACGTCTCTTTCTCATTTAGGGGAAACGATCCTGTTCGTGAGGCGATCCATGCTGTGTTCCTGTATTACGCGATCCGCAATGGTATGGATATGGGGATCGTCAACGCGGGGCAACTCGCCATTTATGATGATCTTCCTGCAGAGTTAAAAGATGCCGTCGAAGATGTGATTTTAAACCGCCGTGATGATAGCACGGAGCGTTTATTGGAGCTGGCTGAGAAATTTCGTGGTTCAGGATCTGTAGAGCAACAAGTGCAACAAGCGGAATGGCGCAGTTGGGAAGTGGAAAAACGTTTAGAATATGCCCTAGTGAAAGGGATTACCGAATTTATTATTCAAGATACGGAAGAAACTCGCCAGCGTGCATCAAGCCCAATTGAAGTGATTGAAGGGCCATTAATGAATGGCATGAACGTGGTTGGAGACCTGTTTGGTGAAGGGAAAATGTTCTTGCCACAGGTAGTGAAATCGGCCCGCGTGATGAAACAAGCGGTGGCTTATTTAGAACCCTATATTCAAGAACTTAAACAATCAGGTAGCAGCTCAGGCAAAGTGCTATTGGCGACAGTCAAAGGGGATGTTCACGATATCGGTAAAAACATTGTTGGTGTTGTTTTACAGTGTAATAACTATGAAATTATTGATTTAGGTGTGATGGTGCCATGCGAAACCATTTTAAAAACGGCGCGTGAGCAAAATGTCGATATTATCGGTCTGTCTGGCTTGATCACGCCATCCCTTGATGAAATGGTGCATGTCGCAAAAGAGATGGAAAGACAAGGTTTTACGCTACCATTATTGATTGGTGGTGCGACAACTTCGAAAGCGCATACTGCCGTTAAAATTGAGCCGAATTACAGTGGGCCAACCACTTATGTACAGAATGCGTCACGGACTGTAGGTGTCGTCGCCGCACTGTTATCTGAAACGCAAAAGGCGGATTTTGTTGCGCGTACACGCCGTGAATATGACACGGTACGCTTGCAGCATGGTAGAAGACGGCCGAAAACACCGCCAGTTGCACTGGATATTGCACGTGCAAATGCGGTGAATATTGACTGGCAAGCATACCAGCCACCTATGCCAAAATTCCTCGGTGTTCAGGAAGTTAGCGCCTCGATAACAACCTTACGTGAGTATATCGATTGGACACCATTTTTCATGACATGGTCTTTAGCTGGTAAGTATCCGCGCATTTTAGACGATGAGGTCGTAGGCACCGAAGCTCGTAAGTTATTAAATGATGCCAATGAGATGTTAGACCGACTCGAAAATGAGCGCTTACTGACACCAAAAGGTATTTTTGGCTTATTCCCTGCCAACCGTGTTGGTGATGATGTTGAAGTCTATACTGATGAAACACGTCATCATGTGCAAGTGCTGAGTTTGAACCTACGTCAGCAAACCTTAAAGACGGATTTCCCGAACTATTGTTTATCGGATTTTGTGGCACCAAAAGACAGCGGTAAAGCCGATTACATTGGGGCGTTTGCTGTGACAGGTGGCCTCGAGGAGGATGCGCTGGCGGATGAGTACGAAAAACAGCATGATGACTATAATAAAATCATGGTCAAAGCACTGGCGGATAGACTAGCAGAAGCCTTTGCAGAATATTTGCACCAGCAAGTGCGCACCCAATATTGGGGCTATGCCGCAGATGAAAACTTGAGTAATGAAGAGCTTATCCGTGAAAATTACCAAGGTATCCGCCCTGCACCGGGGTATCCGGCTTGCCCTGAGCACACAGAAAAAGAAAAAATTTGGCAGTTGTTAGACGTTGAAAACCAAGTGGGAATGAAACTGACAAGCTCCTATGCGATGTGGCCAGGTGCTGCGGTATCGGGTTGGTATTTCAGTCACCCAGACAGTAAATATTTTGCCGTAGCGCAATTGCAAAAAGACCAAATAGCTGACTATTCGCAGCGTAAAGGAATGTCGGTGACAGAACTGGAGCGTTGGTTAGCACCTAACTTAGGGTATGACCCCGAAGATTGA